From a region of the Mercurialis annua linkage group LG1-X, ddMerAnnu1.2, whole genome shotgun sequence genome:
- the LOC126666237 gene encoding heavy metal-associated isoprenylated plant protein 3, giving the protein MGKKKNKSNNSHEHEEQKHEEQQKKEDGGENKKKEENNNKKNNDVVFKIEMHCDGCASKIIKLARGFDGVENVKADSEANKLTVMGKVNDPIKIRDFLHLKTKKKVELISPLPKKDDANKNKDDGNKKGNDNNTNKPKVKEAPVVTAVIKVAFHCLGCIEKIQKIVSKTKGVQEMTMDKPKETVTVKGTMDVKALTEVLKEKLKRNAEIVPPKKDKEDGGKDGGEGGKKKKGGGGGGDGGGNGGGGDAGVKMEGRMEYVMHPGYGLGPGYGYVGQPVYGNGYLGQPMQMQSVQPQPQPVPVYGNGYMPVYDYGFGYQVPGYPVHMKFNDENPNACSIM; this is encoded by the exons ATGGGCAAG AAGAAGAACAAAAGCAACAACAGCCACGAGCATGAAGAACAAAAACATGAAGAACAACAAAAGAAAGAAGACGGAGGAGAAAacaagaagaaagaagaaaataacAACAAGAAGAACAACGATGTcgttttcaaaattgaaatgcACTGCGATGGCTGCGCTTCTAAGATTATCAAATTGGCTCGCGGATTTGATG GTGTGGAGAATGTGAAAGCGGATTCAGAAGCGAATAAATTAACAGTAATGGGTAAAGTGAATGATCCGATTAAGATTCGAGATTTTCTTCACTTGAAAACTAAGAAAAAAGTTGAACTCATTTCTCCTCTGCCCAAAAAAGACGACGCCAACAAAAACAAGGACGACGGCAATAAAAAAGGCAACGACAACAATACCAACAAACCTAAAGTTAAAGAG gcGCCGGTTGTAACGGCGGTTATCAAGGTAGCATTTCACTGCTTGGGTTGCATTGAGAAGATTCAGAAAATCGTTTCAAAGACTAAAG GTGTGCAGGAGATGACAATGGACAAGCCCAAGGAAACGGTGACGGTGAAGGGAACAATGGACGTCAAGGCGTTGACTGAGGTTTTGAAGGAGAAACTTAAACGGAACGCTGAGATTGTGCCGCCGAAGAAAGACAAGGAAGACGGCGGAAAAGACGGCGGTGAAGGCGGCAAGAAGAAGAAGGGCGGCGGCGGTGGGGGTGATGGCGGAGGTAACGGCGGCGGTGGCGATGCGGGTGTGAAAATGGAGGGTAGAATGGAATACGTGATGCATCCGGGTTACGGGTTGGGGCCTGGGTACGGGTATGTAGGTCAACCGGTTTATGGAAATGGGTATCTGGGTCAACCCATGCAGATGCAGTCTGTGCAGCCGCAGCCGCAGCCGGTACCTGTGTATGGAAATGGGTACATGCCGGTTTATGATTATGGATTCGGGTATCAGGTTCCGGGTTATCCAGTTCACATGAAGTTCAATGATGAGAACCCGAATGCCTGCTCTATAATGTGA
- the LOC126665764 gene encoding uncharacterized protein LOC126665764 — translation MTILKRYVLRLFISLKYITANVVDRNNGRIVATASTVEHSIKNSLECGRSCNAKAASIVGEVLAMRLKVEGLEQGQGRGIHVDANKEIEKKGFTNRTKVWAIVNALKNNGVKVILDDNDDNNTSRIKFP, via the coding sequence ATGACGATTTTGAAAAGGTACGTACTGAGATTGTTTATATCGCTGAAGTACATTACAGCAAATGTGGTAGACAGAAACAATGGAAGGATCGTCGCAACAGCATCAACAGTTGAACATTCTATCAAGAACTCCTTAGAGTGTGGTCGGTCATGTAATGCTAAAGCAGCATCAATCGTCGGAGAGGTGTTGGCTATGCGACTAAAGGTGGAGGGTCTCGAACAAGGACAAGGAAGAGGAATTCATGTTGATGCTAACAAAGAGATTGAGAAAAAAGGTTTTACGAACCGCACCAAGGTATGGGCTATTGTGAATGCTCTTAAAAACAATGGAGTTAAAGTTATTTTGGATGATAATGATGATAATAACACATCTAGAATAAAATTCCCATAA